One Phalacrocorax aristotelis chromosome 10, bGulAri2.1, whole genome shotgun sequence genomic region harbors:
- the MMD2 gene encoding monocyte to macrophage differentiation factor 2 isoform X1 — MFVSRVLDFQKTRYARFMNDRVPSNRRYQPTEYEHAANCATHAFWILPSILGSSILYILSDDQWETISAWIYGFGLSSLFIVSTIFHTISWKKRHLRTVEHCLHMFDRMVIYFFIAASYAPWLNLRELGPWASHMRWIIWIMASIGTVYVFFFHERPTGMASWSWWPVDSPTAWAWSSLKVTAASPSPTPSGTSLWPSELASTTTPFGGTFTGPARWRLKHPGRCLKDIACTNWHMEAWRGAERQPEPWARPEPPAHPMGSSRWCPFHRDRTASRFILNRFFFFNLGAV, encoded by the exons ATGTTCGTGTCCCGGGTCCTGGATTTCCAGAAGACGCGCTACGCCAG GTTCATGAATGACCGTGTCCCGTCCAACCGCAGGTACCAGCCGACAGAGTACGAGCATGCAGCGAACTGTGCTACCCATGCA TTCTGGATCCTGCCCAGCATCCTCGGCAGCTCCATCCTGTACATCCTCTCTGACGACCAGTGGGAAACCATCTCAGCCTGGATCTATGGCTTTGGCTTGTCCAGCCTCTTCATCGTCTCCACCATCTTCCACACCATCTCCTGGAAGAAGAGGCATCTGAG GACCGTGGAGCACTGCTTGCATATGTTTGACAGGATGGTGATCTACTTCTTCATTGCGGCATCGTACGCTCCCTG GCTGAACCTGAGGGAGTTGGGTCCCTGGGCCTCCCACATGCGGTGGATCATCTGGATCATGGCATCTATTGGGACCgtctatgttttctttttccatgagCG CCCAACAGGGATGGCCTCCTGGAGCTGGTGGCCGGTGGACTCTCCTACTGCCTGGGCATGGTCTTCTTTAAAAGTGACGGCCGCATCCCCTTCGCCCACGCCATCTGGCACCTCTTTGTGGCCATCGGAGCTGGCATCCACTACTACGCCATTTGGAGGTACCTTTACCGGCCCAGCACGCTGGAGACTAAAACATCCCGGTAGATGCCTTAAAGACATCGCTTGCACCAACTGGCACATGGAGGCATGGAGGGGAGCGGAAAGGCAGCCTGAGCCGTGGGCTCGCCCCGAACCACCCGCTCACCCCATGGGCAGCAGCCGCTGGTGCCCTTTCCACAGAGACAGGACAGCCTCGAGGttcattttaaacagatttttcttttttaacttgggagctgtttaa
- the MMD2 gene encoding monocyte to macrophage differentiation factor 2 isoform X2, producing MFVSRVLDFQKTRYARFMNDRVPSNRRYQPTEYEHAANCATHAFWILPSILGSSILYILSDDQWETISAWIYGFGLSSLFIVSTIFHTISWKKRHLRTVEHCLHMFDRMVIYFFIAASYAPWLNLRELGPWASHMRWIIWIMASIGTVYVFFFHERYKLVELVCYVIMGFFPALVILSMPNRDGLLELVAGGLSYCLGMVFFKSDGRIPFAHAIWHLFVAIGAGIHYYAIWRYLYRPSTLETKTSR from the exons ATGTTCGTGTCCCGGGTCCTGGATTTCCAGAAGACGCGCTACGCCAG GTTCATGAATGACCGTGTCCCGTCCAACCGCAGGTACCAGCCGACAGAGTACGAGCATGCAGCGAACTGTGCTACCCATGCA TTCTGGATCCTGCCCAGCATCCTCGGCAGCTCCATCCTGTACATCCTCTCTGACGACCAGTGGGAAACCATCTCAGCCTGGATCTATGGCTTTGGCTTGTCCAGCCTCTTCATCGTCTCCACCATCTTCCACACCATCTCCTGGAAGAAGAGGCATCTGAG GACCGTGGAGCACTGCTTGCATATGTTTGACAGGATGGTGATCTACTTCTTCATTGCGGCATCGTACGCTCCCTG GCTGAACCTGAGGGAGTTGGGTCCCTGGGCCTCCCACATGCGGTGGATCATCTGGATCATGGCATCTATTGGGACCgtctatgttttctttttccatgagCG GTACAAGCTGGTGGAGCTGGTGTGCTACGTTATCATGGGATTCTTCCCTGCCTTGGTCATTCTCTCCATG CCCAACAGGGATGGCCTCCTGGAGCTGGTGGCCGGTGGACTCTCCTACTGCCTGGGCATGGTCTTCTTTAAAAGTGACGGCCGCATCCCCTTCGCCCACGCCATCTGGCACCTCTTTGTGGCCATCGGAGCTGGCATCCACTACTACGCCATTTGGAGGTACCTTTACCGGCCCAGCACGCTGGAGACTAAAACATCCCGGTAG